In Colias croceus chromosome 19, ilColCroc2.1, the following are encoded in one genomic region:
- the LOC123700420 gene encoding uncharacterized protein LOC123700420, whose protein sequence is MRFHNLHHIVLPCLLKALVINALSVKPQFFEKNHQMCLKLAKQPYFDIDIVVGKPWRIYYTWNLKLDTKCLDMVFRNATAEIVNRVWNDMNEYLEQQPAWEAATLSVTMGSAKHELLLFADQGPAGSFVAVPNVIREGNLVPIRQAVPLLKFHLKLLRGGKFLLLMDCHIGGASLAARPDTTPYRSEIAATVAGLDIGDGFPACTDEKNNDEQIVE, encoded by the exons ATGAGGTTTCATAACCTACATCATATAGTATTGCCTTGCCTTTTAAAGGCTCTTGTAATAAATGCATTAAGTGTGAAACCACAATTTTTTGAGAAAAACCATCAAATGTGTTTGAAATTGGCCAAACAACCGTATTTTGATATAGACATAGTTGTAGGTAAACCCTGGAGGATATATTACACGTGGAATCTAAAATTGGATACAAAATGTTTGGATATGGTGTTTAGGAATGCTACGGCAGAA aTAGTCAATCGCGTCTGGAACGACATGAACGAATATCTAGAACAGCAGCCGGCGTGGGAAGCAGCTACCTTGAGCGTGACCATGGGATCAGCTAAGCATGAGCTGTTGCTCTTTGCTGACCAGGGGCCCGCTGGCAGCTTCGTCGCGGTTCCCAATGTTATACGTGAAGGAA ATTTGGTGCCAATACGGCAAGCGGTGCCGCTCCTCAAGTTTCACCTGAAGTTACTCCGCGGAGGCAAGTTCCTGCTGCTCATGGATTGTCACATCGGTGGAGCGTCCCTCGCTGCCAGGCCGGATACAACTCCATACAGATCGGAGATAGCAGCAACTGTAGCTGGTCTCGATATTGGTGATGGCTTCCCCGCGTGTACTGATGAAAAGAATAACGATGAACAGATTGTGGAATAA
- the LOC123700418 gene encoding uncharacterized protein LOC123700418, with protein sequence MGPVLHEDNRTTCEEFGKYARFNPHSILNDWWMSFYYWGPTQPTLHFKFCLPTPKEVAYLKYIFEGHVLQPINWTATLLLMHERSNYTHLLVEQGDRGEYLSYTPYKDFKPTDVAEPHELRIKQVNNGRYIGFMVCDSNAAYAFARYKDVPRKKDIQDVAATIGYKGRGGKSYLYQGHEWMPIPEADDTMWETFLNKKE encoded by the exons ATGGGGCCAGTACTTCATGAGGATAATAGAACTACTTGTGAAGAGTTTGGTAAATATGCAAGATTCAATCCACACTCAATATTAAATGATTGGTGGATGTCTTTCTATTACTGGGGTCCTACGCAACCAACGCTTCATTTTAAGTTTTGTTTACCGACACCaaag GAAGTCGCTTATTTGAAATACATCTTCGAGGGCCATGTATTACAACCAATCAATTGGACAGCTACGTTGTTATTGATGCATGAGCGAAGCAACTATACGCACCTACTGGTGGAACAAGGGGATAGGGGAGAGTATTTGTCTTACACCCCGTATAAAg ATTTTAAACCGACTGATGTAGCTGAACCACATGAGCTCCGAATTAAGCAAGTTAATAATGGACGCTATATTGGCTTCATGGTTTGTGAT AGTAATGCGGCGTACGCGTTCGCGAGATATAAGGACGTACCAAGAAAGAAAGATATTCAAGACGTAGCTGCGACAATAGGCTATAAGGGCCGTGGGGGCAAATCCTACCTGTACCAGGGGCATGAGTGGATGCCCATACCAGAAGCTGATGATACCATGTGGGAAAcgtttttaaataagaaagaGTGA
- the LOC123700480 gene encoding uncharacterized protein LOC123700480: MNPSLNIGANKLKNVKHYNFFPPSRSLKPNNMVITKVNSVDTNEMNDINKTTKLRRKRAIYTKTEGQERDKPIGFLSPRDEVFYKNVYQQNINAAHLEEQENVNYRSHNTSRMYFDFEAILERNLAKAWPNRLQHPMHPANRRLNAQDSDAPKTYNVEQFEDNTFLLKSMIPVLTNWTTCEEFGVKASFHPDDIVNINWIPFYMWSVSGPSAAIVHTFTYPTKKLVQQYKANYSSHVRNIGWNQPKLLMTNDMEMLLIAGDRKGLFYGIPRNEIPDSVKESNATMPTVKLRLKIVDSYLAMMYCEELYTVIMSILGEEPETVEDRMDAAAILKYRGSGKPVFRDVATEVIKKSLRDKKAQEENPDKMIRVEMQRFDPDSLITRF, translated from the exons ATGAATCCTTCGTTGAATATTggtgcaaataaattaaaaaatgttaaacattacaatttttttccaCCTAGTCGCAGCCTTAAACCAAATAATATGGTGATCACTAAAGTTAATAGTGTAGATAcgaatgaaatgaatgatataaataaaacaacaaaactaAGAAGAAAGAGAGCTATTTACACTAAAACAGAAGGCCAGGAAAGAGATAAACCTATTGGATTTCTCAGTCCACGTGATGaagtgttttataaaaatgtatatcaaCAAAATATCAATGCTGCGCATCTAGAAGAGcaagaaaatgtaaattatagaAGCCATAATACCAGTAGAATGTACTTTGATTTTGAAGCTATATTAGAACGAAATTTGGCTAAAGCTTGGCCTAATCGTCTACAACATCCTATGCATCCGGCTAATAGGCGATTGAATGCGCAAGATTCTGATGCTCCAAAAACATATAATGTAGAACAATTCGAAGATAATACtttcttattaaaatcaatgatCCCGGTACTGACGAATTGGACAACTTGTGAAGAATTTGGAGTGAAGGCGTCTTTTCATCCTGACgatattgttaatattaattggaTCCCATTTTATATGTGGTCTGTATCAGGTCCTAGTGCTGCGATTGTTCACACTTTTACTTACCCTACTAAGAAG tTAGTGCAGCAATACAAAGCGAATTATAGTTCACATGTCCGTAATATTGGATGGAATCAACCAAAACTTTTAATGACAAATGACATGGAAATGCTTCTAATAGCTGGAGATAGAAAAGGACTATTTTATGGTATTCCCAGAAACGAAATCCCTGATTCAGTTAAAG AGTCCAACGCAACTATGCCCACGGTGAAACTACGGTTGAAAATCGTAGATTCATATTTGGCAATGATGTATTGTGAAGAATTATACACAGTTATAATGTCTATTTTGGGAGAAGAACCTGAGACAGTAGAAGATCGAATGGATGCGGCTGCAATTCTTAAATACAGGGGCTCTGGAAAACCTGTTTTCAGAGATGTAGCCACTGAAGTTATTAAGAAATCATTGAGAGATAAAAAAGCACAAGAAGAAAACCCAGACAAAATGATTAGGGTTGAAATGCAGCGCTTTGATCCAGATTCTTTAATAACTAGGTTTTAA
- the LOC123700419 gene encoding uncharacterized protein LOC123700419 → METSIDFSALFILTETPGKFKIVPNLAFHYKDIPLAEFGLKLVYPGYLGILNCKFRFCYALAPVDKMPTEKNIHDEAQRLGFKGDFNRSYLLEEQMTPHLSIFDDDDIERDPEELYDEDGED, encoded by the exons ATGGAGACGTCGATAGATTTCAGCGCTTTATTTATCCTTACAGAGACACccggaaagtttaagattgtACCGAACTTGGCATTCCATT aTAAAGATATACCTCTCGCTGAATTTGGGCTGAAACTCGTTTATCCAGGATATTTAGGAATACTGAATTGCAAATTCAGGTTCTGTTATGCTTTGGCACCTGTCGACAAAATGCCTActgaaaaaaat ATTCACGATGAAGCCCAAAGGCTCGGATTTAAAGGTGACTTCAACCGATCCTATTTGCTGGAGGAGCAGATGACACCGCACCTCTCAATATTTGACGACGACGATATTGAGAGAGACCCGGAAGAACTTTACGATGAAGATGGTGAAgattag